Proteins from one Anaerolineales bacterium genomic window:
- a CDS encoding ferredoxin family protein has translation MTHIITSLCLRDSGCVDVCPVECIVPGKPVDKWPWYYIDPDTCIDCGACIPECPYEAIFVEEEVPSDYSARGGEYQSMPAGADGFDTVYDGENHGGEAVHLEHTRVLEAGAVVDLTADIQPNYDYFSGGPGYDALD, from the coding sequence ATGACCCATATCATCACCAGTTTATGCCTCCGCGATTCCGGATGCGTCGATGTGTGTCCGGTGGAGTGCATCGTGCCTGGGAAACCAGTCGACAAGTGGCCGTGGTATTACATCGACCCCGACACTTGCATCGACTGCGGTGCCTGTATCCCGGAGTGCCCTTATGAGGCGATTTTCGTCGAAGAAGAGGTTCCCTCGGATTACAGCGCCAGAGGCGGTGAGTACCAGAGCATGCCGGCTGGGGCGGACGGATTCGATACCGTTTACGACGGGGAGAATCACGGCGGTGAAGCAGTCCACCTCGAGCACACACGCGTTCTTGAGGCAGGTGCAGTAGTCGATCTCACGGCGGACATTCAGCCGAACTACGACTATTTCAGCGGCGGTCCAGGGTACGACGCCTTAGATTGA
- the obgE gene encoding GTPase ObgE — MFFDEAKIFVSSGRGGDGIVHFRREKYVPRGGPDGGDGGKGGDVILEVDGKLNTLSPFRRASHFKAEDGRRGGGSNQTGRNGEDVVIAVPPGTLVRKETSGDLLGDLLEPGERLTVAQGGRGGRGNARYATSRNQTPRMAEKGAPGEERWLLLELRLIADVGIIGVPNAGKSTLLSVVTNAKPKIADYPFTTLQPNLGVARMEGIDLVLADIPGLIEGAHSGAGLGFDFLRHIQRTKVLIHLIDGLSADPIADYSQINAELALFDRNLSQKPQILAVSKMDLPQVEERWPQLEEAFSAMGCHDVHPISSVNKRGLRELLFGAQRAVESVEAQPEGDEELPIYRAEPDSTQFEITHLGSGDWRVRGSAIERAAAMTYWEYDEAVRRFQHLLERLGIEAALREAGASEGDTIHIGEYELEWRE; from the coding sequence ATGTTTTTTGACGAGGCGAAAATCTTTGTCTCCTCCGGGCGCGGTGGGGATGGAATCGTACATTTCCGACGGGAGAAATACGTGCCGCGAGGTGGGCCGGATGGCGGCGATGGCGGCAAGGGGGGCGATGTGATACTCGAAGTGGACGGCAAACTCAACACGCTGTCTCCATTTCGCCGGGCGAGTCATTTTAAGGCGGAAGACGGCCGCCGGGGCGGCGGATCGAATCAAACCGGACGGAATGGAGAGGACGTCGTGATCGCTGTACCGCCGGGAACCCTGGTGCGCAAGGAAACATCCGGCGATTTACTCGGCGACCTGCTGGAGCCGGGCGAGCGATTGACTGTAGCCCAGGGTGGCAGGGGCGGGCGGGGTAATGCCCGATATGCAACCTCGCGCAATCAGACGCCGCGCATGGCGGAGAAGGGAGCGCCGGGGGAAGAACGCTGGCTGCTGCTGGAGCTGCGCTTGATCGCGGACGTCGGCATCATCGGCGTGCCCAATGCCGGAAAATCGACCTTGCTTTCCGTAGTCACGAACGCAAAACCGAAAATTGCCGATTATCCATTTACGACGCTGCAACCGAATTTGGGAGTCGCTCGAATGGAGGGCATCGATCTCGTTCTGGCGGACATTCCCGGTTTGATCGAAGGGGCACACAGCGGAGCGGGTCTGGGATTCGACTTCCTGCGTCACATACAACGCACGAAGGTTTTGATCCACCTCATCGATGGCCTGTCCGCCGATCCGATCGCGGATTATTCGCAGATCAACGCCGAGCTGGCTTTGTTCGACAGAAATCTGTCTCAGAAGCCGCAAATCCTCGCAGTGAGCAAGATGGATCTCCCACAGGTGGAAGAACGCTGGCCGCAGCTCGAGGAGGCGTTCAGCGCAATGGGCTGTCATGACGTGCATCCCATCTCTTCGGTAAACAAGAGAGGGCTGAGGGAACTGCTGTTCGGCGCCCAACGAGCGGTGGAGAGTGTGGAAGCCCAGCCTGAAGGCGACGAGGAACTGCCCATCTACCGAGCCGAACCCGATTCGACGCAGTTCGAAATCACTCACTTGGGGAGCGGGGATTGGCGAGTGAGGGGCAGCGCCATCGAGCGAGCCGCTGCAATGACTTACTGGGAATACGACGAAGCCGTGCGCAGGTTTCAGCATCTGCTCGAGCGGCTGGGGATCGAAGCCGCCTTGCGCGAAGCGGGAGCATCGGAAGGCGACACGATTCACATCGGGGAGTATGAACTCGAATGGCGAGAATGA
- a CDS encoding sulfurtransferase — MKYSTFIRPDDILTHLDDPAWAIVDCRFDLNDKSAGERAHQEAHIPGAIYAHLERDLSAPLSGTNGRHPLPSAEEMAARFSQWGIDSRTQVVAYDSRGGGFAARLWWSLRYLGHENVAILEGGFPAWERDDFPTRKGTEKRDAAQFVADVRPEMRISVEELQADLDGYAQRLLDSRAPERYRGDEEPLDPIAGHIPGALNRFWASNLDENDWLLPEKMLFEGFSKLIGDKRPGDLVVYCGSGVTGCFNLLVMEHLGLTGARLLPGSWSEWCADPNRPVAVGPEP; from the coding sequence ATGAAGTACTCGACCTTCATCCGGCCGGATGATATTCTGACTCACCTCGACGATCCGGCCTGGGCCATCGTCGATTGCCGCTTCGACCTAAATGACAAGTCAGCAGGGGAACGCGCCCACCAGGAGGCGCATATCCCCGGGGCGATCTACGCACACCTCGAACGAGATTTATCCGCGCCGCTCAGCGGCACGAATGGACGGCATCCACTGCCGTCAGCGGAAGAGATGGCTGCACGTTTCAGCCAGTGGGGAATCGATTCCCGCACCCAGGTCGTGGCGTACGATTCGCGAGGCGGTGGATTCGCCGCTCGTCTCTGGTGGTCGCTGCGCTACCTGGGACACGAGAACGTCGCCATTTTAGAAGGCGGTTTCCCTGCGTGGGAACGAGACGATTTTCCGACCAGGAAGGGCACGGAAAAACGCGACGCCGCGCAATTCGTGGCCGACGTTCGCCCCGAGATGCGTATCAGCGTAGAAGAGCTCCAGGCAGACCTGGATGGCTACGCGCAGCGTCTGCTCGACTCGCGCGCGCCGGAACGGTATCGTGGTGATGAAGAACCCCTCGACCCCATCGCCGGTCACATCCCCGGGGCGCTAAATCGCTTCTGGGCTTCAAACCTCGATGAGAACGACTGGCTTCTCCCCGAAAAAATGCTGTTCGAAGGTTTTTCGAAATTGATTGGGGACAAACGACCAGGTGACCTCGTCGTCTACTGCGGATCGGGCGTCACCGGCTGCTTCAACCTGCTCGTGATGGAACACCTGGGTCTGACCGGCGCCCGCCTTCTCCCCGGCTCGTGGTCGGAATGGTGCGCCGATCCGAATCGGCCGGTTGCGGTAGGTCCAGAGCCATAA
- a CDS encoding superoxide dismutase, whose amino-acid sequence MSFQLPELAYSYESLEPHIDARTMEIHHSKHHAGYVKKLNAALEGHVDLQDKSIEELLADLNAVPESIRTAVRNNGGGHGNHSLFWRVMSPNGGGTPSGALKSAIDAGFSDFESFKALFSKTAAARFGSGWAWLVKNADGGLEVFSTANQDSPISSGQTPILGLDVWEHAYYLKYQNRRTDYISAWWNVVHWEEVAKLFAA is encoded by the coding sequence ATGTCTTTTCAGTTGCCGGAGCTTGCTTATTCATACGAATCTCTAGAGCCACACATCGATGCACGAACGATGGAAATCCATCATTCGAAACACCACGCAGGATATGTCAAAAAATTGAATGCCGCCCTGGAGGGGCATGTGGACCTGCAGGACAAGTCGATCGAAGAACTGCTCGCAGACTTGAATGCCGTTCCCGAATCCATTCGCACTGCCGTACGCAACAACGGCGGCGGCCACGGCAACCACTCGCTATTCTGGCGCGTCATGTCGCCGAACGGCGGTGGTACACCGAGCGGCGCGCTGAAGTCTGCGATCGACGCCGGTTTCAGCGACTTCGAATCGTTCAAAGCTCTCTTTTCCAAGACGGCGGCCGCCCGATTCGGAAGCGGCTGGGCGTGGCTGGTGAAAAATGCGGATGGCGGTCTTGAGGTATTTTCGACGGCAAATCAGGACTCCCCGATTTCATCGGGACAGACTCCCATACTCGGCCTGGACGTTTGGGAGCACGCCTACTATTTGAAATATCAGAACCGGCGGACGGATTACATTTCCGCATGGTGGAACGTCGTGCATTGGGAAGAAGTCGCTAAATTGTTTGCAGCCTAA
- a CDS encoding DMT family transporter, producing MTPMHGLLLGVLASSTASIFIRYAQVEASSMTIAALRLSFASLILTPFVLARYRRQLLHVGVRNWLLAFAAGSFLALHFATWISSLEFTSVASSVALVQTTPLFVAIFSPLLLKETVGRKVAAGLLISILGSMIIAASDACTWKAGLQCPSIATFIEAEAVRGDMLAIFGALGAAGYLLIGRKIQENLDLIVYIFLVYSTSAFWLLIAAFVSGAKLTAFSSGEPVASTIWAYIFLEETPPALRILGAVLVLMGIAVAAWRPPSAEKPGI from the coding sequence ATGACTCCGATGCATGGATTACTACTCGGGGTGCTGGCGTCGTCCACGGCTTCGATATTCATACGCTACGCTCAGGTCGAGGCTTCCTCCATGACCATCGCGGCGCTGCGCTTGAGTTTTGCCTCGCTGATTCTCACGCCCTTCGTCCTCGCCAGATACCGGCGTCAACTCCTCCATGTGGGGGTGCGCAATTGGCTGCTGGCTTTCGCCGCCGGATCGTTTCTCGCCCTACACTTTGCCACCTGGATTTCCTCCCTGGAGTTCACCTCCGTCGCCAGCTCCGTCGCGCTGGTTCAAACCACCCCGCTGTTCGTGGCCATCTTCTCTCCGCTTCTTTTAAAGGAAACGGTAGGGCGAAAGGTCGCCGCAGGTCTGCTGATATCGATTCTGGGCAGCATGATCATCGCCGCGAGTGACGCGTGCACCTGGAAGGCAGGACTGCAGTGTCCGTCTATCGCTACTTTCATAGAAGCCGAGGCCGTCCGCGGCGATATGCTGGCGATATTCGGCGCCCTGGGCGCCGCCGGTTATCTGCTCATCGGACGCAAGATTCAGGAGAACCTGGACTTGATCGTATACATCTTCCTGGTCTACTCCACTTCTGCTTTCTGGCTGTTGATCGCCGCATTCGTTTCGGGAGCGAAATTGACGGCTTTTTCATCCGGCGAGCCGGTAGCGTCCACCATTTGGGCTTACATATTCCTGGAAGAGACTCCCCCTGCGCTGCGCATCCTCGGTGCGGTTTTGGTATTGATGGGGATTGCCGTCGCAGCATGGAGACCACCATCCGCAGAAAAACCGGGCATTTGA
- the nadD gene encoding nicotinate-nucleotide adenylyltransferase, with the protein MARMIGVLGGTFDPPHLGHLILAEFGRAALALDEVLWVLTPVSPFKLDRPITPLEHRLAMVAVVVADHTSFSLSRADIDRSPPYYAIGTMETLRQRYPDANLVYLMGSDSLRDLPRWHQSRRFVAACNSLGVMMRPGAGYDAAQLEKDIPGITGKLRFFDAPFVGISGHDIRQRVREGKTIRYVVIDQVLAYINEHILYAPESE; encoded by the coding sequence ATGGCGAGAATGATCGGGGTACTCGGCGGCACGTTCGATCCACCGCATCTTGGGCATCTGATCCTGGCCGAGTTCGGCCGGGCGGCTCTTGCGCTGGATGAGGTACTCTGGGTGCTTACCCCCGTTTCGCCTTTTAAACTCGACCGGCCGATTACACCTCTCGAGCATCGTTTGGCGATGGTCGCAGTGGTTGTGGCGGATCACACCTCGTTTTCGCTTTCGCGGGCGGACATCGATCGTTCGCCGCCGTACTACGCCATCGGAACAATGGAAACCCTGCGCCAGCGCTATCCGGATGCGAACCTGGTTTACCTCATGGGTTCCGATTCTTTGCGCGATCTCCCGAGGTGGCATCAGTCCCGACGATTCGTCGCAGCGTGTAACTCGTTGGGTGTGATGATGCGTCCGGGCGCAGGTTACGATGCGGCACAATTGGAAAAGGACATCCCCGGGATAACCGGGAAACTGCGTTTCTTCGATGCACCCTTCGTTGGCATCTCGGGCCACGACATCCGCCAGCGCGTGCGAGAGGGGAAGACGATCCGGTACGTGGTAATAGACCAGGTGCTGGCGTACATTAACGAACACATATTGTATGCGCCGGAATCGGAATAA